In Saccharomyces cerevisiae S288C chromosome V, complete sequence, one DNA window encodes the following:
- the SWI4 gene encoding SBF complex DNA-binding subunit SWI4 (DNA binding component of the SBF complex (Swi4p-Swi6p); a transcriptional activator that in concert with MBF (Mbp1-Swi6p) regulates late G1-specific transcription of targets including cyclins and genes required for DNA synthesis and repair; Slt2p-independent regulator of cold growth; acetylation at two sites, K1016 and K1066, regulates interaction with Swi6p), with the protein MPFDVLISNQKDNTNHQNITPISKSVLLAPHSNHPVIEIATYSETDVYECYIRGFETKIVMRRTKDDWINITQVFKIAQFSKTKRTKILEKESNDMQHEKVQGGYGRFQGTWIPLDSAKFLVNKYEIIDPVVNSILTFQFDPNNPPPKRSKNSILRKTSPGTKITSPSSYNKTPRKKNSSSSTSATTTAANKKGKKNASINQPNPSPLQNLVFQTPQQFQVNSSMNIMNNNDNHTTMNFNNDTRHNLINNISNNSNQSTIIQQQKSIHENSFNNNYSATQKPLQFFPIPTNLQNKNVALNNPNNNDSNSYSHNIDNVINSSNNNNNGNNNNLIIVPDGPMQSQQQQQHHHEYLTNNFNHSMMDSITNGNSKKRRKKLNQSNEQQFYNQQEKIQRHFKLMKQPLLWQSFQNPNDHHNEYCDSNGSNNNNNTVASNGSSIEVFSSNENDNSMNMSSRSMTPFSAGNTSSQNKLENKMTDQEYKQTILTILSSERSSDVDQALLATLYPAPKNFNINFEIDDQGHTPLHWATAMANIPLIKMLITLNANALQCNKLGFNCITKSIFYNNCYKENAFDEIISILKICLITPDVNGRLPFHYLIELSVNKSKNPMIIKSYMDSIILSLGQQDYNLLKICLNYQDNIGNTPLHLSALNLNFEVYNRLVYLGASTDILNLDNESPASIMNKFNTPAGGSNSRNNNTKADRKLARNLPQKNYYQQQQQQQQPQNNVKIPKIIKTQHPDKEDSTADVNIAKTDSEVNESQYLHSNQPNSTNMNTIMEDLSNINSFVTSSVIKDIKSTPSKILENSPILYRRRSQSISDEKEKAKDNENQVEKKKDPLNSVKTAMPSLESPSSLLPIQMSPLGKYSKPLSQQINKLNTKVSSLQRIMGEEIKNLDNEVVETESSISNNKKRLITIAHQIEDAFDSVSNKTPINSISDLQSRIKETSSKLNSEKQNFIQSLEKSQALKLATIVQDEESKVDMNTNSSSHPEKQEDEEPIPKSTSETSSPKNTKADAKFSNTVQESYDVNETLRLATELTILQFKRRMTTLKISEAKSKINSSVKLDKYRNLIGITIENIDSKLDDIEKDLRANA; encoded by the coding sequence ATGCCATTTGATGTTTTGATATCAAACCAAAAAGATAATACCAATCACCAGAACATCACGccaatatcaaaatcagTTCTTTTGGCGCCTCATTCAAACCATCCAGTGATTGAAATAGCTACGTATTCAGAAACCGATGTATACGAATGCTATATACGTGGGTTTGAAACTAAAATAGTGATGAGAAGAACTAAAGATGATTGGATTAATATTACCCAGGTTTTCAAAATAGCTCAATTTTCGAAGACGAAAAGAACTAAAATACTGGAAAAGGAATCAAATGATATGCAACatgaaaaagttcaagGTGGGTATGGTAGGTTTCAAGGTACTTGGATCCCACTGGATTCAGCGAAGTTTTTAGTCAATAAGTACGAAATAATTGACCCTGTGGTCAACTCCATCTTAACTTTTCAATTCGATCCAAATAACCCTCCACCAAAGAGAAGCAAAAATAGTATATTGAGGAAGACTTCGCCGGGAACGAAGATAACTTCTCCATCGAGCTACAATAAAacaccaagaaaaaagaacagtAGTTCATCAACATCGGCTACAACTACAGCTGCGAATAAGAAAGGCAAGAAAAATGCATCGATCAACCAGCCGAATCCAAGTCCTTTACAAAACCTTGTTTTCCAAACTCCTCAACAGTTCCAAGTAAATtcatcaatgaatataatgaacaataatgataacCACACCACGATGAATTTCAACAATGACACAAGACACaatttaataaataatattagtaaCAACAGCAATCAATCTACTATTattcaacaacaaaaatcCATTCATGAAAActctttcaataataattaTTCGGCAACTCAGAAAcctcttcaattttttccaattccgacaaatttacaaaacaaGAACGTTGCTCTGAATAACCctaataataatgacagTAATAGTTACAGCCATAACATCGACAATGTCATTAACAGCagtaataacaataataatggcaataataataacttGATCATAGTTCCAGACGGACCTATGCAAAgccaacaacaacaacaacatcATCATGAATATTTGACGAATAACTTCAATCATTCCATGATGGACTCCATTACAAATGGCAatagtaaaaaaaggaggaaaaagCTGAATCAATCTAATGAACAACAATTTTACAAccagcaagaaaaaatacaaaggCATTTCAAATTAATGAAGCAACCCTTATTATGGCAATCCTTTCAAAATCCAAATGATCACCATAATGAGTACTGTGACAGTAACGGCagcaacaataacaacaacacTGTAGCATCCAATGGCTCCTCCATTGAagtattttcatcaaatgaaaatgataacAGTATGAATATGTCTTCACGATCTATGACACCGTTCAGCGCAGGAAATACTTCATCTCAAAACAAGttggaaaacaaaatgacAGATCAAGAATACAAGCAGACGATATTAACAATACTATCATCGGAAAGGTCTTCTGATGTAGATCAAGCGTTGTTGGCTACTTTATATCCGGCgcccaaaaattttaacataaattttgaaattgatgatCAAGGTCACACTCCACTCCATTGGGCTACAGCTATGGCGAATATTcctttgataaaaatgCTAATTACCTTAAATGCTAATGCATTACAGTGTAATAAGCTCGGTTTTAATTGCATCACAAAATCAATTTTCTACAACAATTGCTACAAGGAGAATGCTTTCGATGAAATAATATCCATCTTAAAAATATGTCTTATAACTCCCGACGTAAATGGAAGATTGCCATTTCATTATTTAATTGAATTGAGCGTTAATAAGTCCAAAAATCCAATGATAATAAAATCTTATATGGATTCGATAATATTGAGCTTGGGTCAGCAGGACTAcaatttgttgaagatatGTTTGAACTACCAAGATAATATAGGGAACACTCCACTGCATTTATCTGCTTTAAACTTGAACTTCGAGGTTTACAACAGACTGGTATATCTTGGTGCGTCAACAGATATATTGAATCTAGATAACGAATCGCCTGCGTCAATAATGAATAAGTTTAATACTCCGGCTGGCGGGTCAAACAGCAGAAACAACAACACCAAGGCAGATCGAAAGTTAGCTCGAAACCTTCCTCAAAAGAATTATtaccaacaacagcaacagcaacagcaaccaCAAAACAATGTcaaaattccaaaaattataaaaactCAACATCCTGATAAAGAAGATTCTACTGCAGATGTCAATATAGCTAAAACAGATTCTGAAGTCAACGAAAGTCAATACCTGCATTCCAACCAGCCAAATTCTACAAATATGAACACTATTATGGAAGACTTGTCGAATATTAATTCTTTCGTGACGTCGTCTGTCATTAAAGATATAAAGTCTACGCCGTccaaaattcttgaaaacTCTCCCATTTTATACAGAAGAAGATCACAGTCAATATcagatgaaaaagaaaaggcaAAGGATAATGAGAATcaagttgaaaagaaaaaggatcCCTTGAATAGTGTGAAAACTGCCATGCCATCATTGGAATCGCCTTCTTCCCTTCTGCCGATACAGATGTCTCCACTAGGAAAGTACTCAAAACCGCTTTCGCAGCAGATCAACAAATTAAATACAAAAGTTTCTTCTCTACAAAGAATAATGggtgaagaaattaaaaatcTGGACAACGAAGTAGTAGAAACCGAATCCTCTATTTCTAACAATAAGAAGAGATTGATTACAATAGCACATCAAATAGAGGATGCTTTCGATTCCGTATCAAACAAAACTCCCATAAATTCGATATCAGATTTACAATCAAGGATTAAAGAAACATCGTCAAAGTTGAATTCtgaaaagcaaaattttATTCAAAGCTTGGAAAAATCTCAAGCTTTAAAACTGGCTACAATTGTCCAGGATGAGGAATCAAAGGTTGATATGAATACTAACTCAAGTTCACATCCAGAAAAAcaggaagatgaagagcCAATTCCAAAGTCAACGTCGGAAACTTCTTCTCCTAAAAACACCAAAGCGGACGCCAAATTTTCTAATACTGTACAAGAATCATATGATGTAAATGAGACGTTGAGACTAGCAACGGAACTAACTATTCTACAGTTTAAAAGAAGGATGAcaacattgaaaataagCGAAGctaaaagcaaaattaATTCATCGGTGAAGTTAGATAAATACAGAAACTTGATTGGTATCACAATTGAGAACATTGACTCAAAATTGGACGATATAGAAAAGGATTTGAGGGCAAACGCATAA
- the LSM4 gene encoding U6 snRNA complex subunit LSM4 (Lsm (Like Sm) protein; part of heteroheptameric complexes (Lsm2p-7p and either Lsm1p or 8p): cytoplasmic Lsm1p complex involved in mRNA decay; nuclear Lsm8p complex part of U6 snRNP and possibly involved in processing tRNA, snoRNA, and rRNA; forms cytoplasmic foci upon DNA replication stress) has protein sequence MLPLYLLTNAKGQQMQIELKNGEIIQGILTNVDNWMNLTLSNVTEYSEESAINSEDNAESSKAVKLNEIYIRGTFIKFIKLQDNIIDKVKQQINSNNNSNSNGPGHKRYYNNRDSNNNRGNYNRRNNNNGNSNRRPYSQNRQYNNSNSSNINNSINSINSNNQNMNNGLGGSVQHHFNSSSPQKVEF, from the coding sequence atgCTACCTTTATATCTTTTAACAAATGCGAAGGGACAACAAATGCAAatagaattgaaaaacgGTGAAATTATACAAGGGATATTGACCAACGTAGATAACTGGATGAACCTTACTTTATCTAATGTAACCGAATATAGTGAAGAAAGCGCAATTAATTCAGAAGACAATGCTGAGAGCAGTAAAGCCGTAAAATTGAACGAAATTTATATTAGAGGGACTTTTATCAAGTTTATCAAATTGCAAGATAATATAATTGACAAGGTCAAGCAGCAAATTAACTCCAACAATAACTCTAATAGTAACGGCCCTGGGCATAAAAGATACTACAACAATAGGGATTCAAACAACAATAGAGGTAACTACaacagaagaaataataataacggCAACAGCAACCGCCGTCCATACTCTCAAAACCGTCAAtacaacaacagcaacagcagtAACATTAACAACAGTATCAACAGTATCAATAGCAACAACCAAAATATGAACAATGGTTTAGGTGGGTCCGTCCAACATCATTTTAACAGCTCTTCTCCACAAAAGGTCGAATTTTAA